Proteins encoded in a region of the Verrucomicrobiota bacterium genome:
- a CDS encoding thioredoxin family protein: MLVERNKGSSAQGPRQSGEGDDPARSPQPDGDPQAAETAEVGKPAPDFTATDAQGNTHTLSSYRGKYVVLEWFNAQCPFVRKYYDSGAMQELQQACGDKGVVWLTICSSAKGKQGYYEGEALTNLIEKEKSNATSYLVDTDGTVGRRYAAKTTPHMFVISPEGLLLYAGAIDNRPSVRPSDIEGAANYVVQALDAAMAGREIETTSTKSYGCSVKY; this comes from the coding sequence ATGCTTGTCGAGCGGAACAAAGGAAGCAGCGCGCAGGGCCCCAGGCAGTCAGGCGAGGGCGATGACCCAGCCCGATCGCCCCAGCCGGACGGTGACCCGCAAGCGGCCGAGACGGCCGAGGTTGGCAAACCGGCACCCGACTTCACGGCGACCGACGCCCAAGGCAACACGCACACCCTGTCGAGCTATCGCGGCAAGTACGTCGTACTCGAGTGGTTCAACGCCCAATGCCCGTTCGTACGCAAGTACTATGACTCGGGCGCCATGCAGGAGCTCCAGCAGGCCTGCGGCGACAAGGGCGTCGTCTGGCTCACGATCTGCTCATCGGCCAAGGGCAAGCAGGGCTACTACGAGGGCGAGGCGCTGACGAACCTGATCGAGAAAGAAAAGTCGAACGCGACCTCCTATCTCGTCGACACCGACGGGACGGTGGGCCGGCGCTATGCAGCCAAGACAACGCCGCACATGTTCGTCATCAGCCCCGAGGGCCTGCTGCTCTACGCCGGCGCGATCGACAACAGGCCGTCGGTGCGCCCGTCGGATATCGAGGGCGCCGCGAATTACGTCGTGCAGGCGCTCGACGCCGCCATGGCCGGGCGCGAGATCGAAACCACATCGACGAAGTCCTACGGCTGCTCGGTCAAGTACTGA